In one window of Vanessa atalanta chromosome 10, ilVanAtal1.2, whole genome shotgun sequence DNA:
- the LOC125066999 gene encoding putative uncharacterized protein DDB_G0286901 isoform X1 has product MFFKMRLLIMICAIWALAYGKPEMYKEKEDFQFSRSSSDDGSKSGYYGAQRGNMGGNYEKAHNMDSLAQHQMSTLVRQVDGELGEGANTRTGSVFTSGNSRGLYGSGNYDLTNLHGRNFEEGVSYGDSRSQSSLSSQNSAYTGSSYSAANNARYNANQLRASGLSSTYRQAGLASQYGQFDNQQAESQYSGASNFERGSQAASNYKYYSHGGSQARSEYDQSSTNLNSFSNSDDISKSRLITTPVRVYVRPGTRIAIPVAAQTYDASQTSLVHDLNAVNTEADVLSNSGQRVSVIKPKHYESSYSYRKEWEKHDTQPVTVMPTENPFPQNSELYEDTQLTQAAGQRYQSALDSSNVQSSGSNSAYARNVNSGYTSGYSANTKSAAANRLQYQALHQTSGSSANSNLYALDTTNSDVAANLNNLVETTNSRPKSYHSSYSYHKSWERRGDPYVIKPVGGDLNGQASQRLVTATADQNLYSSSLYGNQYGQAKTSCDELCHLRKRRSYNIDWENVDTTGQQIQNKWDGFENMGQQIQSQWGNLEDLGQPTQNKWDNFESLSQHPQSGIEEDLGQKTQNNWDNLESLNQHTQSGLEESSQQPQNELGNLEDLNQQTQNKWDNLESLNQHTQSGLEELSQQPQNQLGNLEDLDQQTQNKWDNLESLNQHTQSGLEELSQQPQNQLGNLEDLNQQTQNKWDNLESLNQHTQSGLEELSQQPQNQLGNLEDLDQQTQNKWDNLESLNQHTQSGLEELSQQTQSQLNHLKDLGQQTLNTWDNLEKLNQQSQNGLEGQQSQSQWHNLGSLGQEKQNQWNHFENSGQQTQNLWDKFEQLTPQKQDKSNDQQTFNTWNRIEDQQSTGNFEENTRNFEQWSHQYMNSGDLDQTMFYHSMQPIWNKINSLEAQKNIESSMVNHQQVNFNQESNWKESRDNFNQVVTRPQDHPMSNTELSLWDTIDKLIKESDKNKDNINNNQYSDTNTSNFMWVDTQSTNNNYHSTNYEHDFKQSIEKTTEESVQPTESNKNTEIDSKDTITLSNKTEINRNGVSPLKTHQIRPIVDVGRGDIGPDDIPVVSIETSGRSNDDKVEDSISAINSNKLYKTQQEIESLSLKQSNENQFGDKLNQEPIILSVIGLDQFEVTSTSTAKPIVNYYNSYKDNNQLIRKEYNMPSSSITHVEPKYDDVQISEGQIPEDIEQQHFAQTFIDMQQQQQMSNLDNVLMDFGQQHQVQVPFSENMQQELYTPQEIGSFDNDFQNKHEQVQTKFLQDNQFQESLNENEKSIRTVNNLESVPKNKDMLIEQIEPTEKPGFWKSVWSKTKNAKESIVSWFKS; this is encoded by the exons ATGTTCTTCAAAATGAGGCTGCTCATTATGATATGCGCCATATGGGCCTTAGCCTATGGTAAACCAGAAATGTACAAAGAAAAAGAAGATTTTCAATTTTCTAGAAGTTCATCGGACGACGGAAGCAAATCAGGCTACTATGGCGCTCAAAGAGGTAATATGGGAGGAAATTATGAAAAAGCTCATAATATGGACTCATTGGCGCAGCATCAAATGAGCACACTTGTGAGACAAGTTGATGGCGAACTGGGGGAAGGTGCTAATACAAGGACTGGTAGCGTATTCACATCTGGAAATTCTAGAGGTTTGTATGGATCTGGAAATTACGATCTCACTAATCTTCACGGTAGAAACTTTGAAGAAGGTGTTTCATATGGCGATTCGCGATCTCAGTCATCGCTTTCATCTCAAAATTCTGCATATACCGGAAGCTCATACTCGGCGGCTAACAATGCGAGATACAATGCTAACCAATTAAGAGCTTCGGGCCTCAGTTCCACTTACCGTCAAGCAGGGTTAGCATCACAGTACGGACAATTTGACAATCAACAAGCAGAAAGTCAGTACAGTGGAGCTAGTAATTTTGAACGCGGAAGTCAGGCTGCAAGCaactacaaatattattctCATGGTGGAAGTCAAGCACGAAGTGAATACGATCAAAGTAGCACCAATTTGAACAGTTTCAGCAACAGTGACGATATCTCTAAAAGCAGACTCATAACAACGCCTGTGAGGGTTTACGTGAGGCCAGGAACTAGGATAGCAATACCAGTTGCGGCTCAAACTTACGACGCTTCGCAAACTTCACTAGTGCATGATCTAAATGCAGTCAACACAGAGGCTGATGTTTTAAGTAATAGTGGACAGCGAGTTAGTGTTATAAAACCAAAACATTACGAATCATCTTACAGTTATCGCAAGGAATGGGAAAAACATGATACTCAACCAGTTACAGTGATGCCTACAGAAAATCCATTCCCTCAAAATAGTGAACTTTATGAGGATACGCAACTAACCCAAGCTGCTGGGCAACGGTATCAAAGTGCTTTAGATTCCTCTAATGTTCAATCAAGTGGCAGTAATAGTGCTTACGCAAGAAACGTCAATAGTGGTTATACTAGTGGGTATAGTGCCAATACTAAATCGGCAGCCGCTAATCGATTACAGTATCAAGCTCTACATCAGACTTCAGGATCTAGTGCGAATTCTAATTTATATGCACTTGACACGACTAACTCTGACGTAGCAGCAAATTTGAATAATCTAGTAGAAACTACGAATTCTCGACCTAAAAGTTACCATTCTTCATATTCATATCATAAATCATGGGAAAGGCGTGGTGACCCCTATGTCATTAAACCAGTTGGAGGTGATTTAAATGGACAAGCATCACAAAGACTTGTAACAGCGACCGCAGATCAAAATTTGTACTCTTCGAGCCTCTACGGAAATCAGTATGGTCAAGCTAAAACAAGTTGTGATGAATTGTGTCATTTACGAAAGCGACGATCCTATAACATAGACTGGGAAAATGTTGATACCACAGGTCAGCAGATACAGAATAAATGGGATGGCTTCGAAAATATGGGCCAACAAATTCAATCACAATGGGGTAATTTAGAAGACTTAGGTCAACCAACACAAAACAAATGGGATAATTTCGAAAGTTTAAGCCAACATCCTCAGAGTGGCATTGAAGAAGATTTAGgtcaaaaaacacaaaataactgGGATAACTTAGAAAGTTTGAATCAACATACTCAGAGCGGCTTAGAAGAATCAAGTCAACAGCCTCAAAATGAACTCGGAAACTTAGAAGATTTAAATcaacaaacacaaaataaatgggATAACTTAGAAAGTTTGAATCAACATACTCAGAGCGGCTTAGAAGAATTAAGTCAACAGCCTCAAAATCAACTCGGAAACTTAGAAGATTTAGATcaacaaacacaaaataaatgggATAACTTAGAAAGTTTGAATCAACATACTCAGAGCGGCTTAGAAGAACTAAGTCAACAGCCTCAAAATCAACTCGGAAACTTAGAAGATTTAAATcaacaaacacaaaataaatgggATAACTTAGAAAGTTTGAATCAACATACTCAGAGTGGCTTAGAAGAATTAAGTCAACAGCCTCAAAATCAACTCGGAAACTTAGAAGATTTAGATcaacaaacacaaaataaatgggATAACTTAGAAAGTTTGAATCAACATACTCAGAGCGGCTTAGAAGAATTAAGTCAACAAACTCAAAgtcaattaaatcatttaaaagatttaGGCCAACAGACACTAAACACATGGGATAATTtggaaaaattaaatcaacagtCTCAGAATGGTTTAGAAGGTCAACAATCTCAAAGTCAATGGCACAATTTAGGGAGTTTGGGtcaagaaaaacaaaatcaatggAATCATTTTGAAAATTCTGGTCAGCAGACACAGAATCTGTGGGATAAATTTGAACAGTTAACTCCACAAAAACAAGATAAATCAAATGATCAACAAACTTTTAACACATGGAACAGGATCGAAGACCAACAATcaa CAGGAAATTTTGAAGAAAATACACGAAATTTTGAACAATGGTCACATCAATATATGAATAGTGGAGATTTAGATCAAACAATGTTTTATCATTCTATGCAACCCATCTGGAATAAAATTAACAGTTTAGAggctcaaaaaaatattgaaagttcTATGGTAAACCATCAGCAAGTCAATTTTAATCAAGAAAGTAATTGGAAAGAATCCAGAGATAATTTTAATCAAGTTGTTACAAGACCGCAGGACCATCCAATGAGTAACACTGAATTAAGTCTATGGGATACAattgacaaattaattaaagaatctGATAAAAATAAGGATAACATTAACAATAATCAGTATTCGGATACTAATACATCAAATTTTATGTGGGTAGATACTCaaagtacaaataataattaccataGCACAAATTATGAGCACGATTTTAAACAATCAATTGAAAAAACAACAGAAGAGTCTGTCCAACCAACAGAATCTAATAAAAACACAGAAATTGATTCAAAAGATACAATAACATTGtcaaataaaactgaaataaatagaaatggTGTCAGCCCCCTAAAAACTCATCAAATTAGACCAATTGTTGATGTTGGGCGTGGTGATATTGGCCCTGATGATATACCAGTAGTATCAATAGAAACAAGTGGCCGGAGTAATGATGATAAGGTTGAAGATTCTATAAGcgcaataaattcaaataaattgtacaaaacaCAACAAGAGATTGAATCTTTAAGCTTAAAACAGAGTAATGAAAACCAATTTGGTGACAAATTAAATCAAGAACCTATAATTTTAAGTGTGATAGGCTTAGATCAATTTGAAGTAACAAGCACTTCTACTGCAAAACCAATAGTCAACTACTACAATAGctataaagataataatcaattaatccGCAAAGAATACAACATGCCAAGTTCATCAATCACCCACGTAGAACCTAAATACGATGATGTACAAATTTCTGAAGGGCAAATACCTGAAGATATTGAGCAACAACATTTTGCACAAACTTTTATTGACATGCAACAGCAACAGCAAATGAGTAATTTGGACAATGTATTAATGGATTTCGGTCAACAGCATCAAGTACAAGTGCCTTTCAGTGAAAATATGCAACAAGAATTATATACACCACAAGAAATTGGTAGTTTCGATAATGATTTTCAAAATAAGCATGAACAAGTGCAAACCAAGTTTTTGCAAGACAATCAATTCCAAGAatcattaaatgaaaatgaaaaaagtatccgtactgttaataatttagaatCAGTTCCTAAAAACAAAGATATGCTAATAGAACAGATTGAACCAACCGAAAAACCTGGTTTTTGGAAATCTGTATGGAGTAAAACTAAAAATGCCAAAGAATCTATTGTTTCATGGTTTAAAAGTTAA